The Agrobacterium cucumeris genomic interval TTCACGACGGCCATCCTCGCGCTGGACGCTCCGGGCTACATCACGATCCCGGCAGTCTTCCTGCTGGCGGCCCTGCTCGGCCTGACCAACGGCATCGTGATCACTCGTCTCAACGTCCATCCGATCATCGCGACACTGGCGATGCAGTACATCGTCCTCGGCGCTGCGCGCATCTTGCGTCCGGTCTCCGGCGGGACCATTCCGGATGTCGTCATCAGCTCGGTCTCGGGGTCGTTCCTCGGCATCCCCATGCCGATATTCTGGGGCATTTGTGTCGCCCTGGTCGCCTGGAAACTGCTCTACGGCTCGCGGTTCGGCCTGCATCTCTTCGCGATCGGCGGCGGTATTGCCAGCGGCGTCGAAGACGCGACGCGCAACTTCGGTGTTGCCGACAAGCGCAACGTCATCCTCGCCTATGTTGCCTGCTCGTGCTTCGCAGCCCTTGCTGGCGTGTTCCTGGCCGGCCGCATCGTTTCCGGCGATCCAAATGTCGGGCTTCTCTTCGAACTCGACGCGATCACCGCCGTCGCCATTGGCGGCACGCAACTCTCCGGCGGCGTCGGCAGCCTGCAGGGAACGATTATCGGAGCCCTGGTACTGGCGCTCCTCTCCAACGGCATGAACCTGGTCAACGTTTCGCCGTTCATTCAGACGGCGATCAAGGGCGGCATCCTGCTCCTTGTCGTCGGTTTCCAGACACGCAAGAAGATGGGGCTCTAAGATGTCAGCCTTCGCAAAAAATCCCGCAATTCAGCGAATGCTTAAGATTGCGCCCGCCTATTATGTCTTTGCATTGCTGCTGATCGTCCTGTGGGTCTCGCGCCCGCAGATGCTGAACGCAAATGTCATGGGCATCTTCATTCGCCAGGTCGCCCCGCTCGGCGTCCTCGTTCTCGGGCAGTTGCTCGTCATGCGGGTCAAAAGTATCGACCTCGCCGGCGGCGGCGTCATCCTGCTCGTCAACTACTTCATCTCGTCCGGCCAGTTTCCCGGAATGTCGGCGACCGGTTTCGTGCTGCTCGCGCTCTTCACGGGCACCGCGATCGGGCTGTTCAACGGTTTCATGGTGGGCAAGCGCCGCGTCTCGGCTGTTATCGTGACGCTTGCGGTCAGCATCATCCTCGTTGGTGCCGTGCAGTTCCTGTCGAGCGGCAAGCCGCCGGGTAACGTGCCGAGCTACTTCAACGATATCTATAACGTCAAACTCGGCCCGCTGCCCCTCCCGGTCCTGTTCTGGGTGGTGCTGACCACGCTGCTGTCCCTGCTTCTGTCGAGAACGGTGTTCGGCCGTTACGTGACCTCGGTCGGCGCAAACGCGGAAGCAGCGCATTTCTCAGGCGTACCCGTCGAACGCACCGTCGTCGTGGCGCATACGCTGGCAGGCCTGATCGCCGGCATCGCGGCTCTCGTTCAAACGGCTTCGATCGCAGTCGGAAGCGTTCGCGTCGGCCTGGATCTGCCGATCCTTTCTGTTGCCGCAACCATTCTCGGCGGCGTGGTCTTCGGCCGCGGCGAAGGCGGCGTCTGGGGACCGTTCTTTGGTGTCCTTTCGTTCGCGCTCCTCTTTGTCGTGATGACGTCGTTCGGCGTCAGCGACTCCGGGAAGCTCATCGCGCAAGGCCTCATCATTCTCCTTGCGGCCATTTTCTACGGCCTCAAGGCGCGTACCAACTAGTCGTCATCGGAGGAGTAATGACATGGCAGAAAGCCGCTCGATATTGTGTTTTGGGGACTCACTGACATGGGGATGGATTCCGGTACCCGAGTCGTCGCCGACACTCAGATACCCCTTTGAACAACGCTGGACCGGCGCAATGGCCGCAGCACTCGGTGACGGCTATACGATCATCGAGGAAGGCTTAAGCGCCCGCACCACGAGCGTCGAGGATCCGAACGATCCCAGGCTGAACGGCAGCGCCTATCTGCCGATGGCGCTCGCCAGCCACCTGCCGCTCGATCTCGTCATCATCCTGCTCGGCACCAACGACACCAAGTCGTATTTCCGCCGCACGCCTTACGAGATCGCCAACGGCATGGGCAAGCTTGCGGGACAGGTTCTGACTTCGGCCGGCGGCATCGGCACGCCCTATCCTGCCCCGAAGCTTCTGATCGTCTCGCCGCCGCCGCTCGCTCCCATGCCTGACCCATGGTTCGAAGGCATGTTCGGCGGTGGCTACGAAAAGTCCGTCGAACTTTCAAAGCAGTACAAGGCGCTCGCCAACTTCCTGAAGGTCGACTTTCTCGACGCCGGCGAGTTCGTCAAGACCGATGGCTGCGATGGCATCCATTTCTCGGCTGACACGAATATCACGCTCGGCCAGGCAATCGCAGAAAAGGTCAAGGCGATTTTCTCTCAAGAGGCGAAGAAAGCTGTGGCCTAGCAGCGTTCCGTCGCCGGCCGCCAGGCGCCATCCTCCCAGGCGGCTGGCGGTCCTTTTCCGCAAACAAGATTTGAGGCTCCCATGACCGGCTATGTTCTGGCGATCGACCAGGGGACGACGTCCTCCCGAGCCATCGTTTACGGCCCCGATGCCCAGCCGATCGCGATCGATCAAAAAGAGATATCACAGTCGTTTCCGAAGTCGGGTTGGGTCGAGCACGACGCCACCGAAATCTGGGATTCTGTTGTTGAGACCTCCCGTACCGCTCTCGCGCGAGCCGGCATCGAGGCGCGCGACGTTGCGGCGATCGGCATCACCAATCAGCGCGAAACCTGCCTCATCTGGGAGCGGTCGACGGGCAAGCCGATCCATCCGGCGATCGTCTGGCAGGATCGCCGCACCTTCGGCGCATGCGAGGTCCTTCGCGCAGACGGGTTTGGCCCGCTGATACAGGAAAAGACCGGCCTTCTGCTCGATCCCTATTTCTCCGCCACCAAGATCGCCTGGATCCTCGACAATGTCGACGGCGCGCGGCGTGCGGCCGAGAATGGCCAGCTGCTGTGCGGCACGATCGACACTTATCTCACCTGGATGCTCACCGGCGGCGCCGTGCACGCGACGGACGCCACCAACGCGTCGCGCACCTCGCTGTTCGATATTCGTCAGAATCGCTGGGACGACGAATTGCTGGGCGCCTTCAGAGTCCCGCGGGCTCTCTTGCCCGAGGTCAAGGATTGTGCCGACGATTTCGGCCAGACGGTTGCCGCCCATTTCGGCGCTCAAATTCCAATCCGGGCGCTCGCGGGCGACCAGCAGGCGGCTCTGCTTGGTCAGGCCTGCCTGAAGCCCGGAATGCTCAAATCGACCTATGGCACGGGCTGCTTCGTGGTCCTGAACACCGGCGATCAGATCGTCAGATCGTCCAATCGTCTGCTGTCGACCATTGGCTATCGCCTCAATGGCAAAACGACTTATGCACTTGAGGGTTCGATCTTCATGGCGGGTGCCGCGGTTCAATGGCTGCGCGACTCCCTGAAGCTCATCAAGGCGGCCGACGAGACGGGCCGTCTCGCGCATCTGGCCGACGAACAGGAAGACGTTTACCTGGTGCCGGCATTCACCGGGCTCGGCGCGCCGCACTGGAATTCGCAAGCCCGTGGCGCGATTTTCGGCCTAACGAGAGGCACGGGGATCGCCGAGCTTTCGCGGGCGACGCTGGAATCCGTCTGCTACCAGACGCGCGATCTCCTCGAGGCGATGGCCTCCGATTACCCGATGGACGTCAGGGGTGCGACCCTGCGCGTCGATGGCGGCCTGTCGGGCAGCGATTGGGCCATGCAGGCGCTGGCCGATTGCCTCGGAAGCGTCATCGAGCGGTCGCAAAGCCAGGAAGCGACAGCTTACGGAGTTGCGGCACTCGCCGGCGCGCAAGCGGGCGTCTGGCCCGATCTTCAGACCTTTGCCGCGAACTGGAAGGCAAAGCGCAGCTTCACCCCCAACCTCAACACTGACGAGCGGGCGCGACGCTATCGGAAATGGCGCGCCGCCGTTGCAAGCACGCTTTCCTATGCGGCAACGGCGTGACGTTACGGGAGACCGACATGGCAGATAAGATCCACGACCTGTTCGTAATCGGCGGCGGCATCAACGGTTGCGGGATCGCGCGCGACGCGGTCGGTCGCGGCTATTCGGTCGCGTTGGCGGAGATGAACGACTTTGCATCCGGCACATCATCGGGTGCCACCAAGCTCATCCATGGGGGCCTGCGTTATCTCGAACATTACGAGTTCCGGCTGGTGCGTGAATCGCTGATGGAGCGCGAAGTGCTCTGGGCGATGGCGCCGCACATCATCTGGCCGATGCGCTTCGTGCTGCCCTACCAGAAAGGCGGCATCCGCCCCGCGTGGCTGATCCGGCTCGGGCTCTTCCTTTACGACCATCTCGGCGGCCGCAAGCTGCTGCCGCCGACGGCGGTACTCGACATGCGCCG includes:
- a CDS encoding ABC transporter permease, translated to MTKTLTRLFKGNQSRQGLWIVPLLITIVLSIALIIQTDQFLNRENLFNLVAQAMPLVITAVGQLFVILVGGLDLSVGSLISFTTAILALDAPGYITIPAVFLLAALLGLTNGIVITRLNVHPIIATLAMQYIVLGAARILRPVSGGTIPDVVISSVSGSFLGIPMPIFWGICVALVAWKLLYGSRFGLHLFAIGGGIASGVEDATRNFGVADKRNVILAYVACSCFAALAGVFLAGRIVSGDPNVGLLFELDAITAVAIGGTQLSGGVGSLQGTIIGALVLALLSNGMNLVNVSPFIQTAIKGGILLLVVGFQTRKKMGL
- a CDS encoding ABC transporter permease, with the translated sequence MSAFAKNPAIQRMLKIAPAYYVFALLLIVLWVSRPQMLNANVMGIFIRQVAPLGVLVLGQLLVMRVKSIDLAGGGVILLVNYFISSGQFPGMSATGFVLLALFTGTAIGLFNGFMVGKRRVSAVIVTLAVSIILVGAVQFLSSGKPPGNVPSYFNDIYNVKLGPLPLPVLFWVVLTTLLSLLLSRTVFGRYVTSVGANAEAAHFSGVPVERTVVVAHTLAGLIAGIAALVQTASIAVGSVRVGLDLPILSVAATILGGVVFGRGEGGVWGPFFGVLSFALLFVVMTSFGVSDSGKLIAQGLIILLAAIFYGLKARTN
- a CDS encoding SGNH/GDSL hydrolase family protein gives rise to the protein MAESRSILCFGDSLTWGWIPVPESSPTLRYPFEQRWTGAMAAALGDGYTIIEEGLSARTTSVEDPNDPRLNGSAYLPMALASHLPLDLVIILLGTNDTKSYFRRTPYEIANGMGKLAGQVLTSAGGIGTPYPAPKLLIVSPPPLAPMPDPWFEGMFGGGYEKSVELSKQYKALANFLKVDFLDAGEFVKTDGCDGIHFSADTNITLGQAIAEKVKAIFSQEAKKAVA
- the glpK gene encoding glycerol kinase GlpK; this translates as MTGYVLAIDQGTTSSRAIVYGPDAQPIAIDQKEISQSFPKSGWVEHDATEIWDSVVETSRTALARAGIEARDVAAIGITNQRETCLIWERSTGKPIHPAIVWQDRRTFGACEVLRADGFGPLIQEKTGLLLDPYFSATKIAWILDNVDGARRAAENGQLLCGTIDTYLTWMLTGGAVHATDATNASRTSLFDIRQNRWDDELLGAFRVPRALLPEVKDCADDFGQTVAAHFGAQIPIRALAGDQQAALLGQACLKPGMLKSTYGTGCFVVLNTGDQIVRSSNRLLSTIGYRLNGKTTYALEGSIFMAGAAVQWLRDSLKLIKAADETGRLAHLADEQEDVYLVPAFTGLGAPHWNSQARGAIFGLTRGTGIAELSRATLESVCYQTRDLLEAMASDYPMDVRGATLRVDGGLSGSDWAMQALADCLGSVIERSQSQEATAYGVAALAGAQAGVWPDLQTFAANWKAKRSFTPNLNTDERARRYRKWRAAVASTLSYAATA